The genomic region CATGCTGTTGCATATTGGTGCAGCGTCGTATAGAGCTGTAGTGGAAGCGGTTATTGTAACTAGGTACAAAGAGATATGGCTATGTTTAAACGTGTACATTTGTTCGGGTATTTGAATGAAGTTGGTTCTTTCAGAATGTTTTCAGAAAGGATATATATGCAAAAGTATGCTGTACTTTGGGTTTATTAATTAATACTTTAAACCTATTTCCGTTTGTAGCGGTATGCCCGATAAATAGCATTGGAGTTGATTCATACATATTGGAGGAATAGTTCATGAGTAGAAACAAACGTTTTACCAAAATGATGGTCCTGGCGCTAAGCATAAGTCTTGTGCTCTCATTTGGGCTGATTCATCCCGCTCAGGCGAGTGAATGGTCCCAGGATACTTTTGAGAATGGGGATACGCAGTGGACGTCTACCGGTGGTAGTTGGTCTGTCGTTCAAGATCAGGGGAACGCAGTGTATTACCAATCGGGCAAGAGCGAGGGCAGAAGTTCGGCAGGGGACGTGGAATGGAGTGATTACGCCGTGGCAGCGGATGTGAAAGTCGTTGATTTTAATGGATCGACTCGAACTTACGTAGCGGGCAGATATACGGATGCGAACAACTACTATGCAGCTTCATTGTATAACAGTGGTGGCGGAAAACTTGAAATTCGCAAAAAAGTCAATGGATCAACCACAACACTTGCCACGAAATTGGATTATAAGCTGGCAGTGGATACATGGTATAACGTCAAACTTGAAATGAGCGGCCCATCCATTAACATGTACGTGAATGGTGTGTTGGAGCTGTCTGCTACAGATACCGATATGACCAAAGGAAGTGCAGGGCTGGTAACGTTGAAGTCCATTGTCATGTACGATAATGTAACCATTTCGAATATCGGAGATCCGGTAACAGAAACGCCAACCGATCCAACGCCGGAGACTCCACCAACGGATCCTTCAACTGAAGTACCACCGACTGATCCGTCCACAGAAACACCACCTACCGATTCTACACCAGAGCCAGAAGTTCCGGATCAGACACCGGAAATGGCTGCATACAATGTGACTGGATTTGCCGCAGCAAATACGACCGGTGGAGGTATCATCGAGGATACCGATTCACGTTATATGCGGGTATATAACGCCAGTGATCTGGCTGTAGCATTGAAGAAAGGTTCCAAAATCAAAGTGGTTGAGATCATGAATGATCTGGACTTGGGTTGGAATGAAATTCCCGCTTCAGCCAAGACGGCTCCTTTTAGCGCCCATAATAACGCCCTGACACATCCTGTACTGATGAAGACGGGTGTCAGCAGAGTGAGCATTGATAACTTTGATGGTCTGACGATTTTTTCGGCTACCGGAGCAACGATCAAACATGCCGCGTTTACATTCAAGCGGAGCAACAATATCATTATTCGTAACCTGGCATTTGATGAACTATGGGAGTGGGACGAAGCTACCAAGGGCAATTATGACAAGAACGATTGGGATTACATTACCGTAGAGAATAGCAGCAACGTCTGGATTGACCATGCAACTTTCCACAAAGCCTATGATGGCCTTGTTGATGTGAAAAAAGGTAGCCGTGGCGTGACGATTTCATGGTCTTCTTTTGTAGGAGATGATCAAGGTCCGAACAGCTGGGTGACCCAGCAGGTGAATGCCCTCGAAGCGAATATGTCAGCTCATCCAATGTATGCTTACCTGAGAAGCAGTGCGGTTGGTATGAGTAAGGAACAGATTATTGCCATCGCATCCAGTCAGAAGAAAGGACATCTGATTGGGGCGACAGAGTTCGCCAGTGATAATGCTGACCTGGAAGTGACCCTGCATCACAATTATTATAAAGATATTCAGGATCGCATGCCGCGTGTACGTGGAGGTAATGTACATGTGTACAATATTGTTATGGATAATGCCGA from Paenibacillus sp. FSL R5-0341 harbors:
- a CDS encoding family 16 glycoside hydrolase, which produces MSRNKRFTKMMVLALSISLVLSFGLIHPAQASEWSQDTFENGDTQWTSTGGSWSVVQDQGNAVYYQSGKSEGRSSAGDVEWSDYAVAADVKVVDFNGSTRTYVAGRYTDANNYYAASLYNSGGGKLEIRKKVNGSTTTLATKLDYKLAVDTWYNVKLEMSGPSINMYVNGVLELSATDTDMTKGSAGLVTLKSIVMYDNVTISNIGDPVTETPTDPTPETPPTDPSTEVPPTDPSTETPPTDSTPEPEVPDQTPEMAAYNVTGFAAANTTGGGIIEDTDSRYMRVYNASDLAVALKKGSKIKVVEIMNDLDLGWNEIPASAKTAPFSAHNNALTHPVLMKTGVSRVSIDNFDGLTIFSATGATIKHAAFTFKRSNNIIIRNLAFDELWEWDEATKGNYDKNDWDYITVENSSNVWIDHATFHKAYDGLVDVKKGSRGVTISWSSFVGDDQGPNSWVTQQVNALEANMSAHPMYAYLRSSAVGMSKEQIIAIASSQKKGHLIGATEFASDNADLEVTLHHNYYKDIQDRMPRVRGGNVHVYNIVMDNADTWEIKKKITSSMSKAISAKGYHFGITSNGAISTEDGAVLLEKSVIIGVQDPLRNNQVSASKSNYTGKIKAIDTIYVWNGASYRGGSEDAKSPLAPGPAAEKSFAWNGFASLPYNYEVVDPTDLQTKLNASGGAGAGQLVWTPVQWLTTSYN